DNA sequence from the Cupriavidus sp. WKF15 genome:
GACTTCGCCAAGGCCGGTGCCAATATCATCACCTTCCACCCGGAAGCCAGCGAGCACGTGGACCGCTCGCTCGCGCTGATCCGCGACAACGGCTGCCAGGCCGGGCTGGTGTTCAACCCGGCCACGCCGCTGCACCACCTGGACCACGTGATGGACCGCCTCGACGTGATCCTGCTGATGTCGGTCAACCCGGGCTTCGGCGGCCAGTCGTTCATCCCCGAGACGCTGAACAAGCTGCGCGCGGTGCGCCAGCGCATCGACGCCTATACCGAGCGCACCGGCCGCAAGATCCTGCTGGAAGTCGATGGTGGCGTGAAGGTGGACAACATCGCCGAGATCGCCGCGGCCGGCGCCGACACCTTCGTGGCCGGCTCGGCCGTGTTCGGCAAGCCCGATGCGGACGGCGGCTACCGGGGCATTATTTCGGCGCTGCGCGCGGAACTGGCCAAGGCCGGCCAATGAGCGCCGGCATGACGCTGCGCCGCACCGACTGGCGCGGCATCGACGGCGTGATCGTCGACCTGGACGGCACCATGGTCGACACCGCGGGCGATTTCCACGCCTCGATCAACGCCATGCTGCTGGCGCTTGGGCACCGGTACCCAAACCTGGGGCCGGTGGCGCCGATGTCCGAACAGGACATTGTCAGCTTCGTCGGCAAGGGCTCGGAAAACCTGATCCGGCGCGTGCTCGATGCGCGCTTTGCCCCGCTGCACGCCAACGGCCTGTTCGCCGAGGCCTATGCGCTCTACGACCGCGAGTACATCCGCATCAACGGCCAGTTCTCGCAGGTCTACCCGGGCGTGCGCGAAGGCCTGGCGGCGCTGAAGGCGGCCGGGCTGCGCATGGCGTGCGTGACCAACAAGCCCTACAACTTCACCGAGCCGCTGCTGGCCAAGACCGGTCTCGCGCAGTATTTCGAGCTGGTCTATGGCGGCGACGCGTTTCCGCTGCGCAAGCCGGACCCATACCCGCTGCTCAAGGTGGCCGAGGTTTTCCACCTCGATCCGTCGGCCATGCTGGCCATCGGCGACTCGGAAAACGACGCGCAGGCGGCCCGCGCGGCCGGCATGGGCGTGCTGCTGATGCCCTATGGCTACAACCATGGCAACCCTGTACAAGGCGTCGACGCCGATGGTATAGTCGATTCCATTGCCCGCGTGGCAGAGCTTCTTTCTGCACACGAGATTCACTGAAAACCACGCTGAAAACCACGGCAATCAGATTTCTACAGCCCTGAACACCTCAATGTTCGTCAACCGCAAACGCATATCTTCTGGCAGTGATCGGCAGGCCTGGCCCTGGCGTCGCTGGCGCGCCTCCCAACAGGCGTAAAGTGCGTTCGCGAGTCCGCTGAGGGCCTTCGTACCGAAGGCCTTCGCAACCGGCCAGGGTGCCGGCATCCTTACTGGATCCCTCCTCACTCCCGCCAGCAAGCGTAGCCGCATGTGCTACGTTTAGCTCAAGAACGCGCCACACGCCGCCCAGGCCGTGTGCGGTCTTGTCCGCAGTCTTCCCGCACCACGGTTCCACACCCGGAGCTGGCTTTGCGCCATCTCCCGCCGAATTGCCGACACCGCGGCGCCGCGCCACCCTGATAACGCCGCGCGCCGCAAACGAGGATCGACATGACCGAACTGGAATTCAAATCGCTGGCCGACCAGGGCTACAACCGCATCCCGCTGATCGCCGAGGCCTTTGCCGACCTGGAAACGCCGCTGTCGCTGTACCTGAAGCTGGCCCAGTCGCAGACGCGCGGCGTCAACACCTTCCTGCTGGAATCGGTGGTGGGCGGCGAGCGCTTCGGGCGCTACTCGTTCATCGGCCTGCATGCCCGCACGCTGCTGCGCTCCTACGGCAACCGCGCCGAGGTCGTGACCGACGGCAAGGTCGTGGAGACCCACGAAGGCAACCCGCTCGATTTCATCGCCGAGTTCGAGAGCCGCTTCAAGGTGGCGCTGCGCCCCGGCCTGCCGCGCTTCTGCGGCGGCCTGGCCGGCTACTTCGGCTACGACGCGGTGCGCTATATCGAGAAGAAGCTGGCCGACACGCAGAAGCCTGACGACCTGGGCCTGCCCGACATCCAGCTGCTGCTGTGCGAAGAGCTTGCCGTGATCGACAACCTGTCCGGCAAGCTCTACCTGATCGTCTACGCCGACCCGACCACGCCCGAAGCCTACCCGCGCGCGCGCCAGCGCCTGCGCGAGCTGCGCATGAAGCTGCGCCAGCCGGTGGACGTACCGGTCACGAGCCCGTCGGTGCAGACCGATGTCTACCGCGAATTCGACAAGGCCGACTACCTCGCCGCGGTGCACAAGGCCAAGGAATACATCATGGCCGGCGACATGATGCAGGTGCAGATCGGCCAGCGCCTGACCAAGCCGTACCGCGACGCGCCGCTGTCGCTGTACCGCGCGCTGCGCTCGCTGAACCCGTCGCCGTATATGTACTTCTACAACTTCGGCGACTTCCAGATCGTCGGCGCCTCGCCGGAAATCCTGGTGCGCCAGGAGTCGCGCAAGGTCGGCACCAACGGCGATACCCGCAACGAGCATATCGTCACCATCCGCCCGCTGGCCGGCACGCGCCCGCGCGGCAACACGCCCGAGAAGGACGCCCAGCTCGCCACCGAACTGCTCAACGACCCGAAGGAGATCGCCGAGCACGTGATGCTGATCGACCTGGCGCGCAACGATATCGGCCGCATTGCCGAGACCGGCACGGTCAAGGTCACCGACAAGATGGTGATCGAGAAGTACTCGCACGTGCAGCACATCGTCAGCTCGGTCGAAGGCACGCTGCGCCCGGGAATGAGCAACCTGGACGTGCTGCGCGCCACCTTCCCGGCCGGCACGCTATCGGGCGCGCCCAAGGTGCGCGCGATGGAGATCATCGACGAGCTGGAGCCGCGCAAGCGCGGCATCTATGGCGGTGCCGTGGGCTACCTGTCGTTCGGCGGCGAGATGGACCTGGCGATCGCCATCCGCACCGGCATCATCAAGGACGGCAACCTCTACGTGCAGGCCGCGGCCGGCATCGTCGCCGACTCGGACCCCGAAGCCGAATGGAGGGAAACCGAAGCCAAGGCGCGCGCCGTGATCCGCGCCGCCGAGCAGGTCCAGGATGGCCTGGACTCCGACATCTGAACAAGGGAGACAAGGCCATGCTGCTGATGATCGACAACTACGATTCCTTTACCTACAACCTGGTTCAGTACTTCGGCGAACTCGGCGAGGACGTGCGCACCTACCGCAACGACGAAATCTCGCTGGAAGAGATCGAGGCGCTCAAACCCAACCACATCTGCGTGTCGCCCGGCCCGTGCAGCCCGAAGGAAGCCGGCATCTCGGTCGCCGTGCTGCAGCACTTCGCAGGAAAGGTGCCGCTGCTCGGCGTATGCCTGGGCCACCAAGCCATCGGCGAGGCCTTCGGCGGCAAGGTGATCCGCGCCAAGAAGGTCATGCACGGCAAGGTCAGCACCATCGAGACCACGCAGGAAGGCGTGTTCTCCGGCCTGCCGAAGCACTTCGACGTGACGCGCTATCATTCGCTGGCGATCGAGCGCGAAACCCTGCCCGATTGCCTGGAAGTGACCGCCTGGACGCCTGACGGCGAGATCATGGGCGTGCGCCACAAGACGCTGGCGATCGAGGGCGTGCAGTTCCACCCCGAGTCGATCCTTTCCGAACACGGCCATGCGCTGCTGGCCAACTTCCTGAAGACGACGCGATGAGGCTGCTCGATATCCCTACGCCGTCCGTTTCCATCGCGCCGCCCGCCACACCAACGACCGAGACCGCCATGACCATCACCGCCCAGGAAGCGCTGACCCGCTGCATCGAACACCGCGAGATCTTCCACGACGAGATGCTGCACCTGATGCGCCAGATCATGCAGGCGCAGATCTCGCCGGTGATGGCCGCCGCGATCCTGACCGGCCTGCGCGTGAAGAAGGAAACCATCGGCGAGATCTCGGCCGCGGCGCAGGTGATGCGCGAATTCGCCAACAAGGTCGATGTGGCCGACCGCGAGAACTTCGTCGATATCGTCGGCACCGGCGGCGACGGCTCGCATACCTTCAATATCTCGACCGCCTCGATGTTCGTGGCCGCCGCCGCCGGGGCGAAGATCGCCAAGCACGGCAACCGCGGCGTGAGCTCCAAGTCGGGCAGCGCCGACGTGCTGGAAGCGCTGGGCGTGAACATCATGCTGACGCCCGAACAGGTCGGCCAGTGCATCGCGCAGACCGGCATCGGCTTCATGTTCGCCCCGACCCACCACCCGGCCATGAAGAACGTGGCGCCGATCCGCAAGGAGATGGGCGTGCGCACCATCTTCAATATCCTCGGCCCGCTGACCAACCCGGCCGACGCGCCCAACATCCTGATGGGCGTGTTCCACCCGGATCTCGTCGGCATCCAGGTGCGCGTGATGCAGCGCCTGGGCGCGAAGCACGCGCTGGTGGTCTACGGCAAGGACGGCATGGATGAGGTATCGCTGGGCGCCGCCACGCTGGTCGGCGAACTGAAGGACGGTGAAGTCCGCGAATACGAGATCCACCCGGAAGACTTCGGCCTGTCGATGATCTCGAACCGCGGCCTGAAGGTGGCCGATGCGATCGAGTCCAGGGAGATGCTGCTCGAAGCGCTCGGCAACGTGCCCGGTACGCCGCGCGAGATCGTGTCGCTCAACGCGGGCACCGCGCTGTATGCCGCCAATGTGGCCGATTCCATCGAGGACGGCATCCGCCGCGCGCGCGAAGCCATCGCCAGCGGCGCCGCGCGCGAGAAGCTCGACCAGTTCGTGCGCGCCACGCAGCAGTTCAAGGCCTGAATTCCACTATCCGCCGGAAACGCCGTATGTCCGACATCCTGCAAAAGATCATGGCCGTCAAGGCCGACGAAGTCGCCGCTGCCCGCAAGAAGCGCGACCTGCCCAGCCTGCGCGCCGAGGCCGAAAGCCTGCGCCACGAGGCCGGCTTCGCCCCGCGCGGCTTCGAACGCGCGCTGCGCGAGAAGATCGCCGCCGGCCACGCCGGCGTGATCGCCGAGGTCAAGAAGGCCTCGCCGTCCAAGGGCGTGCTGCGCGAGAACTTCGTGCCCGAGGCGATTGCCGAGAGCTACGCCAGCCATGGCGCCGCCTGCCTGTCGGTGCTGACCGACGTGAACTTCTTCCAGGGCCATGCCGACTACCTCAAGCGCGCGCGCGGCGCCTGCCCGCTGCCCGCGCTGCGCAAGGACTTCATGCTCGACCTGTACCAGGTCTATGAAGCGCGCACCTGGGGCGCGGACTGCATCCTGCTGATCGTCTCGGCGCTCGACCCGGGCCTGATGGCCGACCTGGAAGCCTGCGCGCACGAACTCGGCATGGACGTGCTGGTGGAAGTCCACGGCGGCGACGAGCTCGACCGCGCGCTGCGCCTGAAGACGCCGCTGCTTGGCGTGAACAACCGCAACCTGCGCACCTTCGAAGTCTCGCTCGACAACACGCTTGAGCTGCTGCCGCGCATGCCGGCCGATCGCCTCGTGGTCACGGAATCCGGCATCCTGGGCCCGAACGACGTGAAGCGCATGCGCGATGCCGATGTCCATGCCTTCCTGGTCGGCGAAGCGTTCATGCGCGCGCCGGACCCGGGTGTCGAACTGGCCCGCCTGTTCGCGTAACCCGATGGCACAGGAAATCGAGCTGAAGCTCGCCGTTCCCGATGCGGCGCTGGCGCAGGTCGCTGCGTGGCTCGACGCCAATGGCGAGGCCAAGGGCGAGCTCACGCTGCTCAACGTCTACCTCGACACGCCCGAACGCGACCTGGCCCGCGCGCGCGCCGCGCTGCGCCTGCGCCGCAAGGGCGCCCAGTGGCTGCAGACGCTGAAGACCGCTGGGCAAAGCCAGGCCGGCCTGGCCAGCCGGCACGAGTGGGAAACCGAAGTCGCCGGCGAGGCCATCGAGCTGCAGAAACTGCCGGACGAGGCGCGCGCCTTGCTCGCGCCGCTGGCAGCCCGCCTTGCCCCGGTCTTTCGCACCGACTTTGCCCGTCGCACCTGGATCCTGGAACAGGACGGCGCGCGCATCGAGGCCGCGCTCGACAGCGGTGCCATCACCGCGCCGGCCACCCACGCGCAGGAGCGCATCCAGGAACTGGAACTGGAATGGCTGTCGGGCGATGAAAGCCGGGCGGCCGACGCGCTCCACGCGCTTGGCGCGCGCTTGCAGGCCATCGCCGCGCTGACGCCGTCCGATCTCAGCAAGGCCGCGCGCGGCTACCGGCTGGCCGGTGTCGCAGACGCCTGATACCTTCCCACCCCCAGCGATCCTGCCTCCATCCGACCGCATGCAAGCCGACCTTTTCGCCTCCGAGACCGACACAGCAACACCTCGCGCCGCAGCCGCGGGGCTGCAAGCCCAGGCCGAGGCCCTGCCCGCCGCCTGGCGCGCGTTGCTGGAGCCCTGCCTGACGGCACCGGCCTGGCAGGAGCTGGCCGCCTTCGTCGACCGCGAGCGTTCAGCCGGCAAGCCGGTCTATCCGCACGAGGTCTTCCATGCACTGCACCTGACGCCGCCCGACGCGGTCAAGGTCGTCATCCTCGGCCAGGACCCGTACCACGGCACTGGCCTGGTCGGCGGCGTAGAGCTGCCGCAGGCGCATGGCCTCGCCTTCTCGGTACCGGACGGCGTCAAGGTGCCGCCGAGCCTGCGCAACATCTTCAAGGAAATCGCCGCCGAATACGGCGACAGCCCGGCGCCGCGCGCGTCCGGCAACCTGGAAGGCTGGGCGCGCCAGGGCGTGCTGCTGCTGAACACCGTGCTGACGGTGGAACAGGGCCAGGCCGCCAGCCATGCGCGGCGCGGCTGGGAAGCGGTGACCGACTGCCTGATCCACGCGCTGGCCGTGAGCCACCCGAACCTCGTATTCCTGCTGTGGGGCAGCCATGCACAGGCCAAGAAGCCGCTGCTCACGGACAGCCACTGCGTGCTGGAAGCCCCGCACCCGTCGCCGCTCTCGGCGCACCGCGGCTTCCTGGGGTGCGGGCATTTCCGCGAAGCCAACCAGTGGCTGGAGGCGCACGGACGCACGCCGATCGACTGGCTGGCGGCCTGAGCGGCTTTACCGGACTTTCCGGCCGGACTCCGCTTCGCCCCTAAACCGTCGGCCGCAGGTCGAAATCCTCGAACCTGCCCTGACCCGGTTCCACGTCCACGTGCGTGACGCGCGAGGCCGGCGGGCCGGACTGCATCCAGTCGCGCAGTGCCTCCAGTTGCAGCACCGTGCCGGCGGCCATGACTTCGACGGTGCCGTCGGACCGGTTGCGCACCCAGCCTTTTAGCCCGAGCGAAATGGCCGCCTGCGCGCAGCCAGCGCGGTAGCCCACGCCCTGCACGCGCCCATGCGCCGTCATGTGCCAGGTTTCCATGGCATGCTCCTCCTTGACCGTGCCGGCCGCCCCGCTACATCGGCACGTCATCCACAAGACGTAAACTAGACGGCTGCCCCGGGCGTTACCAGAGAATGCGCGCCACGAGGCGTGATGTCGCCGGCACCCAAGCCGTCAGCCAGGTCCCATCGACGGGCCGCCCCTTCCGCCGCCGGTCATCGCCATGCCGGCTGCGCCAGCCCACCAAGCGCCATGATGCAGCAACCCGCCAACGACAACCCGGCCACGCCAGCGCCCGGCTATGACAGCCAGCTGCTGACCGCCCCGCCCAACCGCTTCGACTTCGCGCTGCTGCCGATCCTGCTCGCGATCCTCGTCATGGTGGCGTTCGCGGCACAGCAGATGAACGTGCCATTCGTGCCCGGCGAGCCGATGACGGTGCATCTGGACATCGCCTACCTGCCCTACTACCTGATGCGCACCAGCATCCGCATGCTGGCGGCGCTGGCGGCGTCACTGGTGTTCTCGCTGGCGTTCGCGGCGCTGGCGTCCAAGAACCGCACGGCCGAAAAGGTGCTGGTGCCGGCGCTGGACATCCTGCAATCGATCCCGGTGCTGGGCTTCCTCTCGATCACCGTGACCGGCTTCATCGCGCTGTTCCCGGGCAACCTGATCGGCGTGGAATGCGCGGCGATCTTCGCCATCTTTACCTCGCAGGCCTGGAACATGGCCTTCAGCCTGTACCAGTCGTTCCGCACCATCCCGGGCGACCTGCTCGAGGCGGCAGCCATGTTCCGGCTGTCGCCGTGGCAGCGCTTCTGGCGGCTGGAAGTGCCGTTCGCCATGCCGGGGCTGCTGTGGAACATGATGATGTCGATGTCCGGCGGCTGGTTCTTCGTGGTCGCCTCGGAAGCCATCTCGGTGTCTGGCCAAGACATCCGGCTGCCGGGCATCGGCTCTTATATCGCGCTGGCCATCCAGCAGCAGGACCTGGCGGCGATCGGATGGGCCATCGTCTCCATGCTGGTCGGCATCCTGCTGTATGACCAGCTGCTGTTCCGCCCGCTGGTGGCGTGGGCCGACCGCTTCCGCTTCGAGACGCTGGCCCAGGACAAGGAGCCCGAGTCGTGGCTGCTCAACCTGCTGCGCCGCTCGGAGTGGGTGCGGGCCTTGCTGGCGCGCACGGCGGCGCTGGCCGAGCGCACGCTGGCGTGGGGCGCGCGGCCCCAGGGCCGCGCGTCGGCCGAACCCGATCCGCGCCGCGTGCAATGGCGCGAGCGCGCCGCCAACGCGGTCATCCTGCTGGTGGCGCTGGCCGCGCTGGGCCGCGTGATGTACTTCGTGCACAGCGAAGTCGGCTGGGCCGAAGTCGGCCATGTGCTGTGGCTGGGCATGCTGACCATGGTGCGCGTGATCGTGCTGATCGCGCTGGCGGCGGTGATCTGGGTGCCGATCGGCATCCGCATCGGCCTGAACCCGTCGGTGGCGCGCATTGCGCAGCCGGTGGCGCAGTTCCTGGCGGCCTTCCCCGCCAACCTGATGTTCCCGCTGGTGGTCATGCTGATCGTGCGCTTCGGCCTGAACCCGGAAATCTGGCTCAGCCCGCTGCTGATCTTCGGCACGCAGTGGTACATCCTGTTCAATTTGGTGGCCGGCGCGTCGGGCATCCCGACCGAACTCAGGCTGGCCGCGCGCAATTTCGGCCTGCGCGGCTGGCTGCTGTGGAAGCGCTTCCTGATCCCCGCGGTGTTCCCGAGCCTGCTGACCGGGCTGGTGACGGCCGCGGGGGGCTCGTGGAACGCCAGCATCGTGGCGGAATACGTCACCTGGGGCGACCGCACGCTGGTCGCCACGGGGCTGGGCAGCTATATCGCCGAAACCACCGCGCGCGGCGACTTCCCGCGCATCGCGCTGGGCATCGGCGTGATGGCGCTGTTCGTGGTCGGCTTCAACCGGCTGCTGTGGAACCGCCTGTATCAACTCGCGCAGGAGCGCACCCGCTTGTAAGGCAACGATGGCAGAAAACCTGAACCCCGCCGTCACGGCGCCCGTGATCGAACTGCGCGGCGTCTCCAAGATGTTCCGCACGGCCAGCCAGAGCGACCGCTCCGTGCTCGAAGGCGTCGACCTGACGCTGCGCGAAGGCGAAATCGTCGCCATGCTGGGCAAGTCCGGCTCGGGCAAGTCGACCCTGTTGCGCATCATGGCCGGGCTGGTCGGCGCCGACCGCGGCGAAGTGCAGTTCCGCGGCAGCCGCCTGAATGGCACGGCCGAGGGCATCGCCATGGTGTTCCAGTCGTTCGCGCTGTTCCCGTGGCTCACGGTGCAGCAGAACGTGGAGCTGGGGCTGGAAGCCCAGGGCGTGCCCAAGGCCGAGCGCGCGCGCCGCGCGGAAGCGGCGATCGACATGATCGGGCTGTCGGGCTTCAACGGCGCGCTGCCGCGCGAGCTGTCCGGCGGCATGCGCCAGCGCGTGGGCATCGCGCGCGCGCTCGTGACGCAGCCCGACCTGCTGCTGATGGACGAAGCGTTTTCCGCGCTCGACGTGCTCACCGGCGAGACGCTGCGCGACGAAATGCTGGACCTGTGGGAAAGCGGCCGCGCCAATATCCGCAGCATCCTGATCGTTTCGCACAATATCGAGGAAGCGGTGATGATGGCCGACCGGATCGTCATCCTGTCGAGCGATCCGGGGCGCATCCGCGCCGAAGTCCGCGTGCCGTTCCCGCGCCCGCGCAACCGCGACGCCGCCCAGGTGCGCGCGCTGATCGACGAGGTCTACATGCTGATGACTTCGCCGGCGGCGCCCGAGCCGCGCGTGCCGGCACTGGCGCCATCGCGCCAGATCGGCTACCGGCTGCCGGACGTGGACATCAGCCAGATGGACGCCATCCTCGACCTGCTGTCGGAGCCGCCGTTCCACGGCCGGGCCGACCTGCCGCACCTGGCCGACGAGGCCGGCCTGACCGACGACGACCTGCTGCCCGCCTGCGAAGCCTTGCAGCTGTTGCAGCTCG
Encoded proteins:
- the rpe gene encoding ribulose-phosphate 3-epimerase — translated: MSTPAYRIAPSILSADFARLGEEVRRVTEAGADWIHFDVMDNHYVPNLTVGPLVCEAIRPHVTAPIDVHLMVRPVDRIIPDFAKAGANIITFHPEASEHVDRSLALIRDNGCQAGLVFNPATPLHHLDHVMDRLDVILLMSVNPGFGGQSFIPETLNKLRAVRQRIDAYTERTGRKILLEVDGGVKVDNIAEIAAAGADTFVAGSAVFGKPDADGGYRGIISALRAELAKAGQ
- a CDS encoding phosphoglycolate phosphatase; the encoded protein is MSAGMTLRRTDWRGIDGVIVDLDGTMVDTAGDFHASINAMLLALGHRYPNLGPVAPMSEQDIVSFVGKGSENLIRRVLDARFAPLHANGLFAEAYALYDREYIRINGQFSQVYPGVREGLAALKAAGLRMACVTNKPYNFTEPLLAKTGLAQYFELVYGGDAFPLRKPDPYPLLKVAEVFHLDPSAMLAIGDSENDAQAARAAGMGVLLMPYGYNHGNPVQGVDADGIVDSIARVAELLSAHEIH
- the trpE gene encoding anthranilate synthase component I; amino-acid sequence: MTELEFKSLADQGYNRIPLIAEAFADLETPLSLYLKLAQSQTRGVNTFLLESVVGGERFGRYSFIGLHARTLLRSYGNRAEVVTDGKVVETHEGNPLDFIAEFESRFKVALRPGLPRFCGGLAGYFGYDAVRYIEKKLADTQKPDDLGLPDIQLLLCEELAVIDNLSGKLYLIVYADPTTPEAYPRARQRLRELRMKLRQPVDVPVTSPSVQTDVYREFDKADYLAAVHKAKEYIMAGDMMQVQIGQRLTKPYRDAPLSLYRALRSLNPSPYMYFYNFGDFQIVGASPEILVRQESRKVGTNGDTRNEHIVTIRPLAGTRPRGNTPEKDAQLATELLNDPKEIAEHVMLIDLARNDIGRIAETGTVKVTDKMVIEKYSHVQHIVSSVEGTLRPGMSNLDVLRATFPAGTLSGAPKVRAMEIIDELEPRKRGIYGGAVGYLSFGGEMDLAIAIRTGIIKDGNLYVQAAAGIVADSDPEAEWRETEAKARAVIRAAEQVQDGLDSDI
- a CDS encoding aminodeoxychorismate/anthranilate synthase component II, with amino-acid sequence MLLMIDNYDSFTYNLVQYFGELGEDVRTYRNDEISLEEIEALKPNHICVSPGPCSPKEAGISVAVLQHFAGKVPLLGVCLGHQAIGEAFGGKVIRAKKVMHGKVSTIETTQEGVFSGLPKHFDVTRYHSLAIERETLPDCLEVTAWTPDGEIMGVRHKTLAIEGVQFHPESILSEHGHALLANFLKTTR
- the trpD gene encoding anthranilate phosphoribosyltransferase, which produces MTITAQEALTRCIEHREIFHDEMLHLMRQIMQAQISPVMAAAILTGLRVKKETIGEISAAAQVMREFANKVDVADRENFVDIVGTGGDGSHTFNISTASMFVAAAAGAKIAKHGNRGVSSKSGSADVLEALGVNIMLTPEQVGQCIAQTGIGFMFAPTHHPAMKNVAPIRKEMGVRTIFNILGPLTNPADAPNILMGVFHPDLVGIQVRVMQRLGAKHALVVYGKDGMDEVSLGAATLVGELKDGEVREYEIHPEDFGLSMISNRGLKVADAIESREMLLEALGNVPGTPREIVSLNAGTALYAANVADSIEDGIRRAREAIASGAAREKLDQFVRATQQFKA
- the trpC gene encoding indole-3-glycerol phosphate synthase TrpC, whose amino-acid sequence is MSDILQKIMAVKADEVAAARKKRDLPSLRAEAESLRHEAGFAPRGFERALREKIAAGHAGVIAEVKKASPSKGVLRENFVPEAIAESYASHGAACLSVLTDVNFFQGHADYLKRARGACPLPALRKDFMLDLYQVYEARTWGADCILLIVSALDPGLMADLEACAHELGMDVLVEVHGGDELDRALRLKTPLLGVNNRNLRTFEVSLDNTLELLPRMPADRLVVTESGILGPNDVKRMRDADVHAFLVGEAFMRAPDPGVELARLFA
- a CDS encoding CYTH domain-containing protein, with the translated sequence MAQEIELKLAVPDAALAQVAAWLDANGEAKGELTLLNVYLDTPERDLARARAALRLRRKGAQWLQTLKTAGQSQAGLASRHEWETEVAGEAIELQKLPDEARALLAPLAARLAPVFRTDFARRTWILEQDGARIEAALDSGAITAPATHAQERIQELELEWLSGDESRAADALHALGARLQAIAALTPSDLSKAARGYRLAGVADA
- a CDS encoding uracil-DNA glycosylase; translation: MQADLFASETDTATPRAAAAGLQAQAEALPAAWRALLEPCLTAPAWQELAAFVDRERSAGKPVYPHEVFHALHLTPPDAVKVVILGQDPYHGTGLVGGVELPQAHGLAFSVPDGVKVPPSLRNIFKEIAAEYGDSPAPRASGNLEGWARQGVLLLNTVLTVEQGQAASHARRGWEAVTDCLIHALAVSHPNLVFLLWGSHAQAKKPLLTDSHCVLEAPHPSPLSAHRGFLGCGHFREANQWLEAHGRTPIDWLAA
- a CDS encoding acylphosphatase; translated protein: METWHMTAHGRVQGVGYRAGCAQAAISLGLKGWVRNRSDGTVEVMAAGTVLQLEALRDWMQSGPPASRVTHVDVEPGQGRFEDFDLRPTV
- a CDS encoding ABC transporter permease subunit, with protein sequence MQQPANDNPATPAPGYDSQLLTAPPNRFDFALLPILLAILVMVAFAAQQMNVPFVPGEPMTVHLDIAYLPYYLMRTSIRMLAALAASLVFSLAFAALASKNRTAEKVLVPALDILQSIPVLGFLSITVTGFIALFPGNLIGVECAAIFAIFTSQAWNMAFSLYQSFRTIPGDLLEAAAMFRLSPWQRFWRLEVPFAMPGLLWNMMMSMSGGWFFVVASEAISVSGQDIRLPGIGSYIALAIQQQDLAAIGWAIVSMLVGILLYDQLLFRPLVAWADRFRFETLAQDKEPESWLLNLLRRSEWVRALLARTAALAERTLAWGARPQGRASAEPDPRRVQWRERAANAVILLVALAALGRVMYFVHSEVGWAEVGHVLWLGMLTMVRVIVLIALAAVIWVPIGIRIGLNPSVARIAQPVAQFLAAFPANLMFPLVVMLIVRFGLNPEIWLSPLLIFGTQWYILFNLVAGASGIPTELRLAARNFGLRGWLLWKRFLIPAVFPSLLTGLVTAAGGSWNASIVAEYVTWGDRTLVATGLGSYIAETTARGDFPRIALGIGVMALFVVGFNRLLWNRLYQLAQERTRL
- a CDS encoding AAA-associated domain-containing protein; translated protein: MAENLNPAVTAPVIELRGVSKMFRTASQSDRSVLEGVDLTLREGEIVAMLGKSGSGKSTLLRIMAGLVGADRGEVQFRGSRLNGTAEGIAMVFQSFALFPWLTVQQNVELGLEAQGVPKAERARRAEAAIDMIGLSGFNGALPRELSGGMRQRVGIARALVTQPDLLLMDEAFSALDVLTGETLRDEMLDLWESGRANIRSILIVSHNIEEAVMMADRIVILSSDPGRIRAEVRVPFPRPRNRDAAQVRALIDEVYMLMTSPAAPEPRVPALAPSRQIGYRLPDVDISQMDAILDLLSEPPFHGRADLPHLADEAGLTDDDLLPACEALQLLQLAHIERGDITTTETGREYYAAEPNERKAMFGRQLLAHVALATHIRRELEASEDGEVGEEQVLRELEAFLKPEEAERVLSVAIDWGRHGEVYEYSYNSGMLTLPKEEQDQGEAGVER